A window of Streptomyces sp. DG1A-41 contains these coding sequences:
- the smpB gene encoding SsrA-binding protein SmpB, with protein MAKEKGRKLIAQNKKARHDYLIIDTYEAGLVLTGTEVKSLRQGRASLVDGFVQMDGHEAWLYNVHVPEYTQGTWTNHSARRKRKLLLHREEIDKLESKSQETGHTIVPLALYFKDGRAKVEIALAKGKKEYDKRQTLREKQDRREAERVISAVRRKQRA; from the coding sequence ATGGCTAAGGAAAAAGGGCGCAAGCTGATCGCGCAGAACAAGAAGGCGCGGCACGACTACCTCATCATCGACACCTACGAGGCCGGTCTGGTCCTCACCGGCACCGAGGTGAAGTCGCTGCGCCAGGGACGGGCGTCGCTGGTCGACGGCTTCGTGCAGATGGACGGGCACGAGGCGTGGCTCTACAACGTGCACGTGCCGGAGTACACCCAGGGCACGTGGACCAACCACAGCGCCCGCCGCAAGCGGAAGCTGCTGCTGCACCGCGAGGAGATCGACAAGCTGGAGTCGAAGTCACAGGAGACGGGTCACACCATCGTGCCCCTCGCCCTGTACTTCAAGGACGGCCGCGCCAAGGTCGAGATCGCGTTGGCGAAGGGCAAGAAGGAGTACGACAAGCGCCAGACGCTCCGCGAGAAGCAGGACCGGCGCGAGGCCGAGCGGGTGATCTCGGCGGTGCGGCGGAAGCAGCGGGCGTGA